One Oryza sativa Japonica Group chromosome 8, ASM3414082v1 DNA window includes the following coding sequences:
- the LOC4345638 gene encoding uncharacterized LOC4345638 — translation MDELAAASAAARRRWVQWEEVVVSNDRGRRLVHYYLRGAAAGGGGGGEVRELAVVGRERSPRHMSYVVQGRFLRSLAAAGVGVGVGVGAGVGAVVAVPSPSRSPLPASAEGGAPRKWRSRREVVDWLSSLVSGCNYGSSSMSNRFNENPYDDIEFTDVAASKDVSHTSSVRNNSKEFTWLGPAWLCEKRWKHYRSFCRKGITISVHNFVYILSEEKKRLIAQVEDLYEDTNSTNVVMVRWFDKVDEVGVELPPDVGDREIFFSPGLQDLSVECIDGLAAVLSAQHFEKFQSSPKHSYWQPYICRRQIDEDGVKPFDVTQLQGYWSQEVLRTMFNAASSLKVRFKVTKGASSSDGAQKRKRDAFSETDPQQCVPSAAFGSDSLKNDLEHKTQKQLYPGSRAEVLSQDSGIRGCWFRCFVLKRRGDKIKVRYEDLQDADETGNLEEWVLLTRIAKPDQLGIRIPERPMVRPYHVHSKDPCSFDAGSIVDAWWNSGWWEGIVLQQGNDRRLQVYFPGEKQIADFCEDDLRHSREWAGGKWNSLGERKDITHLLPPTSVHEEGGLLSKPVSQEGNPSSKLESDKRCDDKSLGTKISHDQKHQKRVLADLTNALKFDNLKWRPRKRSRRSGSKRQSDTSSGSGSSSQGDMEESSPCGSFAVLNSAPDEEVCKSSGEPLFMRVSNLVMSR, via the exons ATGGACGagctcgcggcggcgtcggcggcggcgaggaggaggtgggtgcAGTGGGAGGAGGTCGTGGTGTCGAACGACCGGGGGAGGCGCCTCGTGCACTACTACCTCCGGGGagcggccgcgggcggcggaggagggggagaggtgAGGGAGCTTGCGGTGGTGGGGCGGGAGCGGAGCCCGCGGCACATGTCGTACGTGGTGCAGGGGCGGTTCCTGCggtcgctggcggcggcgggggtgggggtgggggtgggggtgggggcgggggtgggggcggtggtggcagtgccgtcgccgtcacggTCGCCGCTGCCGGCTTCCGCGGAGGGCGGGGCGCCGAGGAAATGGAGGTCGAGGCGGGAGGTCGTGGACTGGCTGTCCTCCCTCGTTTCCG GATGTAATTACGGATCTTCTTCAATGTCTAATAGGTTCAATGAAAATCCATATGATGACATTGAGTTCACTGATGTTGCTGCTTCAAAG GATGTTTCACATACATCATCAGTAAGGAATAACTCAAAAGAGTTCACATGGTTAGGTCCTGCATGGCTTTGCGAAAAGCGATGGAAGCACTACAGATCTTTCTGCCGTAAGGGGATTACTATTTCG GTGCATAATTTTGTCTACATCCTGAGTGAGGAAAAGAAGAGGCTCATCGCCCAAGTGGAGGATCTGTATGAAGATACTAATTCAACCAACGTTGTCATGGTACGATGGTTCGACAAAGTTGATGAGGTTGGTGTCGAATTGCCACCTGATGTTGGTGACAGAGAGATTTTCTTTTCCCCTGGTCTGCAAGATCTCAGTGTTGAATGCATTGATGGATTGGCTGCAGTCCTGAGTGCTCAACACTTCGAGAAGTTCCAGAGTAGTCCAAAACATAGCTATTGGCAGCCTTATATTTGTCGCCGACAGATTGATGAAGATGGCGTCAAACCTTTTGATGTAACCCAATTGCAAGGTTATTGGAGTCAAGAAGTGCTTAGGACAATGTTCAATGCAGCTTCTTCTCTTAAGGTACGTTTCAAGGTCACTAAAGGTGCTTCTAGTTCAGATGGGGCACAAAAGAGGAAGCGTGATGCATTCAGTGAAACCGATCCACAGCAGTGTGTTCCTTCCGCTGCATTCGGTTCTGATAGTCTCAAGAATGATTTGGAACATAAAACTCAAAAGCAGCTATATCCTGGTAGCCGTGCTGAAGTCCTATCACAGGACAGCGGTATAAGGGGCTGCTGGTTTAGATGCTTTGTATTAAAGAGGCGCGGAGACAAAATCAAGGTGCGATATGAAGATCTTCAGGATGCTGATGAGACAGGAAATCTGGAG GAGTGGGTTTTGCTAACAAGGATTGCTAAACCTGATCAGTTGGGTATACGCATCCCTGAAAGACCAATGGTGCGGCCATATCATGTACATAGCAAGGATCCATGCTCTTTCGATGCTGGTTCCATTGTTGATGCATGGTGGAATAGTGGGTGGTGGGAGGGGATTGTATTGCAGCAGGGAAATGACAGACGCCTTCAAGTTTATTTTCCTG GAGAAAAGCAGATTGCTGATTTTTGTGAAGATGATTTGAGGCATTCACGTGAGTGGGCTGGTGGCAAATGGAATTCCTTGGGGGAAAGAAAAGATATCACACACCTGTTGCCCCCCACTTCAGTTCATGAAGAGGGAGGTTTGCTTAGCAAACCTGTTTCACAAGAAGGCAATCCCTCTTCAAAATTAGAATCTGACAAGAGGTGTGATGACAAATCATTGGGCACCAAGATTTCACATGATCAGAAGCATCAGAAGCGTGTTCTGGCTGATCTCACAAATGCTCTGAAATTcgataacctgaaatggaggccAAGAAAGCGGAGCAGAAGATCTGGTTCCAAAAGGCAGTCAGACACTAGCAGTGGCagtggcagcagcagccaggGCGACATGGAGGAGTCCAGCCCCTGCGGAAGTTTTGCAGTGCTTAATTCAGCGCCCGATGAAGAAGTATGCAAGAGCAGTGGAGAACCTCTTTTCATGAGGGTTTCCAACCTGGTGATGTCCAGATGA